The genome window TATACTTTATCTATTGCAAAGAAATATACAACAGAATAAATAAACACATAAAATATAAGCCATAACATTTGCCTTTTAAAATTTCCTCGGTTTGTTCCCATTGCCAATATACACAAAGCCGCAACGCAACTCCAATCGCTCGGAAAACTTACAATACAAATCAGTATAATTAAAATAGCTTTTAACCAATTAGCTTGCACTTTGTTGCTGTTTGCAATTCTAAGCATAACCAGTCCCCAGGCCAGTGACCACATAACGCTTGTCTGATTTAAAAAGCTTCCGTAATAAAACGGGATAAAAGATTTCCAATCGACAAAATTCATAGACGCAAATACATAAGCAAAGTGCGAGATAATTGCAAATGAGAACAGCCTTGCCGTGTATTTCCCAATATTACGAGTATAATGATATCCTTCGGCAACAAAATAACACATCATCGGACAGGTAATCC of Roseburia hominis contains these proteins:
- a CDS encoding TraX family protein, with translation MDKSNEIANPNESSQIRFKNLDANTLKLIAILAMTIDHIAWLVFSGYPTQALPIVMHIIGRITCPMMCYFVAEGYHYTRNIGKYTARLFSFAIISHFAYVFASMNFVDWKSFIPFYYGSFLNQTSVMWSLAWGLVMLRIANSNKVQANWLKAILIILICIVSFPSDWSCVAALCILAMGTNRGNFKRQMLWLIFYVFIYSVVYFFAIDKVYGCIQMCIVLAIPILMLYNGQRGKSKSINNFMKWAFYIYYLLHLFVIGTIQYLCR